Within the Erigeron canadensis isolate Cc75 chromosome 6, C_canadensis_v1, whole genome shotgun sequence genome, the region aggttaattctcccatcatactcatttcaaaatgagatgacattagagagctaaactttttgcatagtttagtgcttgaggatccaaagataatgtcatcaacataaatttggacatatagtatatgagcaccttttcgaaagatgaaaagagtgctatcaatggatcctcgctgaaagttgTTAGATAGAAGAAATTCTGAGAGAGTGTCGTACCAAGCCCTGGGGCTTGTTTAAGACCGTATAAGGCCTTATAGAGACGATAGACATgatgtggcttggctggatcttcaaaaccaggtggctgctcgacatagacttcttcatcgagttttccatttaggaaggcactcttaacatccatttgatagaccttgaagtcttgataagcagcatgtgccaaaaataagcgtatagcttctaatctggccactggagcaaaggtttcatcaaagtcgactccttcttcttgaagataaccttgtgcaaccagcctagccttgttgcgaataacaacaccatcttcatccattttattcctataaactcacttagttccaatgggttctttgccaggaggaagaggaactaagaaccaaacatgctgtctttgaaattgagttagttcttcttgcatggcagcaacccaagatgggtcaaccatggcttctccaatattcttaggagttatcattgacaagaaattgacataaagacatgtgtttctagtcgctgatctagtcacaatgccctgctgaggatcaccaataatttggtgagcaggatgatttgaagtccatttaagtgatggaacacttgatgaacctagagtggTAGCGGAAGATATTTGTatgggatcagcaggagaagaataagaggagaaatcaataGTAATAGAAGGATCAGAGAagtttgatcagtggagccatttgGCTGATTTAAGTTaatggggtcatcagcagacaccatgtcttcagtgtaagctgaagcatcatgaaactcttcatcagcagagtcatcaacttgcacaacatcagccagtgatctaggtttggctgatgctgcatggattgaccataagataggctcaactggctcaatcgtatagatatgagcagcaacttgctctagCTTAGGGTCTGCTGAActatcctcagtgagttgctgatcaagaggagacgagcaagaagcatcgacATATGAGTCAGCGTCCTCCATAGGAGGGTTactgaactcattgaagatctcttcagtagaagatggctggatatcttaagagcagaagagctttcatcaaaagtgacatgaattgattcatccactttttgaagacgagtattgaatactctaaaagctttgctaatagaagagtatccgacaaagtaaccatcatcagctttaggatcaaatttccctaaatgatccttattattaagaataaagacaggacatccaaatacatgaaagtatttgatttgaggtttctttcctcttaaaacttcataagcagttttgtcatgtcttttgacaatgagacatctattctgggtgtgacaagcagtgttgactgcttcagcccaaaacctattgggaagagaggactcactgatcATAGTGCGcgctgcctctataagagttctatttctcctttcagcaacaccatttgctcaggagttctagtggaagagaagttttgtgagatcccttgatcagcacaaaaggtttcaagagtgtggtttctaaactcagtgccatgatcacttctgagttctttgacccttatgctgttgagattttccattttctttatgaatttgatgatttcatcagcagcatcactcttagaattaaggaaaattgtccaagtatatcgtgaatattcatccacaatcacTAAAGTGtactgctaccctttagactttggacattcactggaccaaaaaggtccatgtgaagaaggtgaaaacaacccttaacagagttggcttgtttagttttaaaagtaactctatggcatttgcctttttcacaagcaccacagagcCTATCTTTTTcgaaagagagaggaggaaggctacgaacaaggttctttttggccagttagtttatggttttgaaattcacatgcgacatacgcttgtgccataaccaatttagttcagcagcagacttggcaaagaaacaagtctcactatcagttttgataggagtgaagtcaacgagatatacatctcgttttcttggagcgaccaatacgacttccttgttgatatttacaacagtcccttgatgtttatcaagaatgactttgtagtcagcatcacaaagttgacttatgcttatgagattgtgttttaatccattcacataggcaactttggagaatttgattaacccatttgagaggagaccataaccttcagtttgtccggtagaattatcaccaaacactacagtagggCCAGCAGCCTCTACATAGTATCCAGCAAGGTctttgagccagtcatgtgttttgaacatccactgtccaaataccacacaccTTTTCCCAGTGAACCCTGCAAGGATAAGACAGAAGGTTTTAGTTTGGTCCACTTTCAGACTCACTGACAGGAATGTCAGTAGAAGTAATGATGGGTGCATCAGTGGTGGAGGAAGACTCAGAGGAGAAAGTTTCCTCAAGGGTGAGTGGTTTCCTAAGTCAGGAAGCATATGAGTTCTGTCATTCTCATCAGTGGGCATCATGTTATTCTCACTTCTTGAAGCACCACTGAGTTGCTAACAACGTTGGGAGCACTGAACTCAACCAACATTGCAGGTCGTCCCCACGAATTGGAGATGACATTCTGAGAATGAGGAACTCAATGCGTTGAGAGGCAATATAGTTGGAAGATTAGATTGATGAGTCCCCACACACCCAGTGTCAATgaagagagattcatttggaggaCTCTCACTAATCATGGAAGATGAGGCAGGGTTGGTTAGAGAGGCACAGCTGAAGTGTGAGCATTTGATTGCACAACAACTTCAGGGGCATCTCTTGAGTTACAGCAATCTGTAGCAATGTGTCCTCTCATGCCACAAATATAGCATTTCCTGTTAGAGGAGTTGCTTTGTTGATTGCAAGAAGGAATTCTTTAAGTTGAGAAGACAAGTCATTGACCTGTTgagcaagttcaacaatttttggTCAGAAGAGGTTGAAGCCTTAGTCTTTGCCTTGGACTTAGGCTTTGATTTTTGCTTGCGAGAATTCTTTGATAAGAGGGGACCCAAGAGAGATTTGCCAGTGGGGTCATCTAGACGAGGAGTGGAAGAGGACACTTGTGAGCCTCTTAACACACTCCAAGCTTGTTTTAGATCAGATTGAGACGAGGAAGTCCTGGATTGAAGAACCCTATTGGGAGTGGTGGATCTAGAAGATCGATTAGGAGTGGAAGACCTCCCTTGCCTATGAGGGAGATATTCCACAAGAGGAATAGACGATTGTGACTGCTGGGAAGACAACTGTCTTTTATTGGGAGTGGAGgatctcacttgctgatgtggcaagtgtcccctTTGTGGAGTCACACTCCTTGCTTGGTGCTGGGAACcatttcctcgctgaggagtaacaCTCCTTAGTCGCTGCTGAGAAATGTTTCCTCCCTGAGGAGTTGTACTCCTCATTTGTTGCGGAGGAatgtttcctcgctgaggagtggttgGTCTGTTGACCGACTGAGGCACATTACTTCTTAGAGGAGTTGGGTGTCTCAGAATTGATCGAGGTGGAGAAGAATGAGAGGCCCGCTGATGGACAACCATTTGGCTTGAGATGAGCCCTCATTATGAAACCTAACATCTCCAAACCTTACACGTCTCTCCATGAGGCGTTCATGCTGAGATACATCAGCACTTAAGAttttagaaggaaaagaatTTGATGGGATAGACTGAGGTTGCTGCTTAGTATGATCAGCTCGCTGAGGCGTGCTATAGTCATAAGGAGCAGCAACGTTACTTCTTTAAAAGTCTCAGACTTATTCAAAGTAAGGGGCTGAGGAGCGATGGACTTGTACCCATCACTTGAAATGTCtccatgaaatgtttcatttggagaatattgaattttgccttcgtgtggcatcatgccaacaataggcaaatgggaaaatatgttatttgagGATGAGGATGAGCTAACTACTTTAGCTTCAGAAGAATTTGAAGGGTCGCTGGAGAGAGATGTGGAGGATCCAGCGTCATTTCAGTGTggtaatcatttcctttaacgaaataccactttttcatttcctcaGGAGAAGTAATACCAGAAGGAGGAATTGAGATTTCGGtttcacatcatctttaaacatgtcagcgatacaggcagcagattcaaaatctccacctatcactgcctgaacttgtgcagggacttgttcattaagacattgatgatgaaacttagaagcttttgaccagaggtcacaatcttcttgagGTTGAGAACTTCAagcttgagtttttcattttcaagctgaagtttttgagtcagcaactcatgtgactgaagttcaacatgaacattctttagtctgttgagtttatcagatttttcactcaattcagaacttactgaaaggagttttgagtgagcttcagcacgcagagtttctacgaactgaagatcacatgacAAGGATCAAGAATTTTGGTTTTGTCCTTATCAGTAGTTGAAAGAAGAGTATGTACCTTTTGACAGTGACATTGACCCACTGACTTgttgagacttggtcttttgtcagcgcatcactatcagccagagccatgagacacatggcgtcaacatactcctcatcatcagagtcatctgaatcagcccagtcatgctcttcagcgaccagacctttgcctggtgttttggcctcttcagtttcagccattttggctttgagctgataatacttgttcctgtattcatcagcatTTTAGATGAGTTAGATTTTGGAGCAGCAGGAGTTGGGATAGAACCCTGCACTCCTTTTGAtagtggccttttctaccacatttccagcattcctcctgtgatttatccacaggaggcttatatggagcaaccgacttacggttgttccatttcctggagtacttcTTTCCAGCTATTAAGgcaaattcaacaaaatcactgaacatttcctgtttctcttcagcatcaagctctTCAACAAGAGCTTGAAAGGATGCTGGAAGAGAAGAGGTGCTGGCACCATCATTGGGATAGATGGCTCAAAGAGAtgagagcaagagggtcagTTAAGGGGTTTGCAGAAGTGCTGGTAGCAAAGAGGAGCCAGCATGTCTCCTAGATTCAGCAGAGGCtctaatgttttgagccaaggctttctcttcaaattgaagagtgccaaacaactcctcaagatccagttcttgaatctttttggtgGTACGGAGGATTTGTCTAAGATTCTGCCATTTgagaggaagagaatcgatgaacttatggcatacctcaaaattgtcatgagtaatgccaacgtttgtcatgtcattgagcaaccctttaaatcgggtatatgtgccctcgagactttcatcaggaagaagaaaagaaattttcataggcacgtttgaggtcaattttcttggttttaatcaagtcagctgacccttcataagtgcttactagtctttcccaaacttcttttgaagtggggaatttaatgactagtttcatcacctcagtggaagggtggtgatgatcatgtttttcaatctagAGTCAAGATTGACGAGCTTTCGCTCTTCTTCAGTCCACTGGACTTCAGGCTTGACTAGATCTGTTacaatttcaggagcatcaggtgtTGCACCTGGTGTCCTTTGAACATATGTGGGAATGTAAGGACCTTCATTTAGAATGGTCATAAGATATGGTTCTCTACCCCTATGTGTAGTAACATTCGTTCCTTCCATGAACCAAAGTCCTTTGGCTCAAATTTTGGAGGAATAGaaacgtaaccaaagtcacgcgtGTTAACAAGAGTGGGTACAGACGACatcttttaaaaagaaaagaaaaaaatttagatttaattgtgaagaaaaaagaaaataatgtaaacaagagaggcaaacagatcttgttccaataatttaggaacggtggctctgataccacttgatggtccacgaatgcactgcttgtgttttaattacTAACTTATAATGTAAATACGAATAACAATAACAGAGATGAgatgtaaagaactttgtttagttatatgttttcaactaaacgatgaaaacatggatggttgtttgataacaacacataaacaataaacagaaaatatgttaagtttttgaacacacaaaaacttaacaaattacttaGAGAAATAAGTAAACTGTGGAACACACTAACAGTTttgtggctaggtcaagtgattccttttataggcagataaggaatcacatgactaccctagtagatgttgacacatgaaggttgtcaactatctattggtggatcattcagatctgcagaagcctctttctttatcttgtttgtttccaaaacggtatgaaagagaaacttcactgcaccgaagtagtacaggtcacatgtcttcatcttgatctttcaacacgtgtccttgggaccattcttctaatcttcaaattcccgctcatatttgactaacaatactggacggtgagtcattgaacatatcctttagactttgaagatagattatgcttgcagatgtatgagctcgctgacagctcgctgaatgagccactcgctgagtccctcagcgaatccctgatccaacaatTTGCATTAACTCTGACTTATTTATTAAGTATTAATCAAACACCACTACTTGCtcctttacttttaatttttcttttatttttattcgaGTTTTATTTTATTGCCATAGATATATCTTGATTATATTTTCATTAGAAATAAGGTCACCATGTCACATATtactataatattttataaagaaaataatctcttctaaattttaagtttcaatatttactttctGAAAATGTTCCTCTTATCTATTCTCTATTTTACCTAAAAACTATAATACCTTTTATCTCTGCTCAAATTTTAaccactttatattttttttccctctccNNNNNNNNNNNNNNNNNNNNNNNNNNNNNNNNNNNNNNNNNNNNNNNNNNNNNNNNNNNNNNNNNNNNNNNNNNNNNNNNNNNNNNNNNNNNNNNNNNNNCAATACAGAGATGAgatgtaaagaactttgtttagttatagttatttcaactaaacgatgaaaacattgATGGTTGTTTGATACACAAcgataaacataacaaaaaatatgttaagtttttgaacacacaaaaacttaacaattactTAAGAAAATAAGTAAACTGGGAACACACCAACAGTTTTAGTGGCTAGGTCCAgtattccttttataggcagataaggaatcacatgactacctATAGATTTGACAcagaaggttgtcaactatctattggtggatcattcagatctgcagaagcctctttctttatcttgtttttttccaaaaacggtatgaagagaaacttcactgcaCTGAGTAGTACCAGGTCACctgtcttcatcttgatctttcaacacgtgtccttgggaccatttcTTCTAATCTCCAAAttccgctcatatttgactaacaaatactggacggtgagtcattgaacatatcctttagactttgaagatagattatgcttgcagatgtatgagctcgctgacagctcgctgaatgagccactcgctgatccctcagcgaatccctgatccaacaatctcccctattcgctgaagagACTCAGCTGATAGAAGGTTGCTATAATAGATATTTCACAAGACATCTTTGGTATAATGCTGATTTTATAAATGACAAATATGTTACAAATAACACATACAATATCTATAAGCAATCTATTCCCACATGCATTCTCTTCCTTGGCCTTATTAATTCTGCATCATTTTGTCGTTCAGGCTTCCAGCTCTCTATCATCAGCTTCACAAACTCTTGATTGTTAGAGGATTTGATGCAGTATTTCCTTATCTTCACCAGAAATGCCGAGGAAGCAATGCCAATCTCATTTGTTCGAAAGAATAGTTCATGACCATGACGTTGCAAAACATAAACCTCCCAGCTTTCATCATATTCTCCATCAATGAGAGAGTTCTTGATGGCATCTTTAAGTTAAGAAGTGGCTCTTCTTCAATGTTATTTTGGATAGCTCTGAGAAAGAAGGAAGTTGAGAGACTGCTTGGCCAGCAGCTGTCCTCTTGGTGCCACTTCTTGGTTGCTGGGGAGGAAGAGGAGGATAAGGATGTCTGGCAGAGCTGAGCAGCGCGATCTTTCACTTTGTATTTTCGCTCTTTGCTTCGGATGTCTTTGATTTGCTCTCCACCATCTTGAGTAGAGGATCAATTGTGTAGTCTTCTTATCTTGATAAGCTTGAAGATCTCTATCCATTCAGTTGGCCCAAGTGTTTGAAGGGTTGACATTTTCAGATGAACAACTTGGGCTTCCTCTTCTTTGTATACACAAATTCATACCTTGCTGAGTGAGAGTAGGAGTTACCTTGagaatttcttcttctctctGTCTGATCTCTCTTGTCTTGAGTAAGCTGCCTGACTCTCCTCCAAGGTTTTGGCTTTCTTAGCAAAAAATTGCTCCTCATTCCTCTTGAGAGCAGCCAAACCCAATTTCCTTGTCTCCTCGTCAGCGCCTTGTAATTCTTCATTCACAATCTGCTCACTGATGAATTTAGCTGACagctcttcttctttcttttgctTAGTCTTTCATGCTGAGCTACCACTTCTTCTGGAGAAAGATCAGTGGAGGCAGTTGTTGACTCGAAAAGGCTCCAGACATCATTTTTCTTGCTGACGAGGTTTGGGTGGCTTGCCTTGAGAAACCATGACTGCTTTCCCCTTTTCAGCAAATTTCTTTTCAAGGGCAGCATGGAACTCGGGAGTTGTTTGAAAGAAGATACATTTATTGGCCTCGCGGCACCACTTCAGCAGGCTTTGGAACAACTTCAGTAAGACCAGCTGGCAACCTCCTCAGCTGTTTCTCTCAATACCTTCTTCATTGCCTTCTCCCCCCAACATCACCTTTCtcagcttcatcatcatttgcttgctccccctcaacatttTCATTGGGATTCCTCAGCTGTTTTCCTCCCCTTGGAAGTAGCTGAGGGACTTGCTACTTTCCACATGCTGTTTTTTAAGAGTCCCAACATTTCTCCCATCATGCCTTTGACGGAGGCCACTTCATCTTCCAGATGCTTTGTTCTGCTAACAGATTCATGAAGCAATTGTTTGTCCACAACAACTTGAAGGGAGTGCGGAAAAGACTTGAGCTTTGAGAGATGAGATTTCAGTGGTGAGAGTGGAGAGGAAATTTTCTTGAGTTTTGGAGAGAGAAAGATAGAGGAATCGAGTTTATGAAGTTGGGCGTGAATAGAATGTTAGATTGAGAGAGTTGATTGAGAGAGGATAAGAATCCAGGCACTTCAGTGACTTTCGCTGCATTCAGTTCAGATGTAAGTTTGGCAAGCGAAGCAGAAATGTGAGAGTTGGAAGTGCTGACCCTCTTCATACTTTGTTCCAGCAGCAGTTGGTTTCTTTTGAGGAGAGTTTCATGAGACTTGTGTTTGAAAGTGGTTCCTTGATGATGCCAAACACTTTGTCTTTTAACTCAGCCATCTCATCGATCATTTCATCATTCCCAGTTATCAACTTCAAAAATTGAGCATGAGCATCAACATTTACTCAGCAATCTTGTCTACCACCAGCCATATAAAAAACCCTGTCTGTTTCCTTGGCTCTGGCAGATTTGCACTCTCCTTAATAGTTCGTGCAGCTGACATGATTCAACATAGTCAAGACCTGGCACGTTGACAGCAGTGAAGGCAGTCTGGagatcttcatcagcagagggAACCTTGAGGGCCTTTAAAGAAACTGGATATCGAGCACAAGGAACCCTGAAGAAATCCGATGATGCAAGGAGGTACTTccataataatctcatcatcCACCTCCTCAACTTCGACATACACAGCTGGCTTCATTTTCACAATCTTGCACATCATTATTCTCATTTGAAGCTCAGCATCATCTAATTCAAGTTCGAACTCTCCAAAGTGACCATCAAGTTCAAACTCAGCAGTGGGCTTTGGAGAGAACCTTGGAGGAGGTGGAATGTCATCAATAAACTCTGGGACATCTTCAAAGTGTTTAGAGAAGAGAAGCACATATCCCAAGTCTTCATCTAAAAACCTACTCACCACATCTTCCTCACTTTCTTCAGCAGCAGCGAGTGTGATTTCAGCTTCATCATTTAATGGGTCGAACTCGCTACCTGCTTCTTCATCAGTCAAATTACCAAAAATGTATGTCTCGGTCCCTGCAAGAGCAGTTTCCAAGACAGAAGTAGATTGGGGGTTaagggaacctggtgcctcaacctcattgtgttgttccaccaaggtatcatcggccgtagagggtgttgactctagcatcacctgtgatctggctgctgtcaacgactcaAGGGTATTTGAAGAGAAGAGGGAATATTTTTGGGGTGGATTTGGACTAagacctctagtgggttggagtgacccaatatcttcaccaacctctcctacagaaatttgaggtgACTGCTTGCTGCTCCCGTTTAACTCGTCAACAGCCTGttgggaggctgctgatggggtggcttgggtactatcgtccttgggcgtagaggacttcctaacctttGGTTTGCCCTTTGAATCACTTCGCTTTCATTTTGGGACGacagcggagggtgaagattgtagaTTTTTAGTTGGGGACGCTGCCTCAGGAATATTTTTGGTCTTTTggaggctttggaggtcgctggggggtTTATCAGCGTACCAGCCTCAGAAGGCATTCCAGCGTCCGCAGcgaccgtatcagccacttcatcagaaagaagtgctacctcccagtcgctgcttttggggtataaagaagagtttagggagaagagtacctcttttATGTGTGGagtgaggcgagcaaccaaGTGTTCAGCAGGTTGCTTATAGATGTTGCTGC harbors:
- the LOC122604435 gene encoding thioredoxin domain-containing protein 2-like is translated as MVVHQRASHSSPPRSILRHPTPLRSNVPQSVNRPTTPQRGNIPPQQMRSTTPQGGNISQQRLRSVTPQRGNGSQHQARSVTPQRGHLPHQQVRSSTPNKRQLSSQQSQSSIPLVEYLPHRQGRSSTPNRSSRSTTPNRVLQSRTSSSQSDLKQAWSVLRGSQVSSSTPRLDDPTGKSLLGPLLSKNSRKQKSKPKSKAKTKASTSSDQKLLNLLNRSMTCLLNLKNSFLQSTKQLL